The DNA window TTGAGGTTGGAACACTCAAAGAATGGAACGAAAAATTCAGGAATATATCTTTAAAAAATATAATCAGAGCTATCTATAAAGCGTATTCTAATGAAATACTCGGGTATAAAGATATTTTTAAAAAAGAGTTTAAAATTCTTCCACCCTGTGAAATTTTTGAATACTGGGAATCACAAGGCGTTTTGTTACTTAATACCGCATTTACTTGTGAAATAGGAAAATCAAACAGTCATTCAAAAATATGGAACGATTTTACTAATAGTTTATTAGAATATATTGCTGAAAAAAATCAAAAAGCATACTGGTTTTTATGGGGAGATAATGCAAAAAAGGTAACAGTAAATATAAAAATTGACAAGGCAAGAAAAATCGTAACATTTCATCCTATGATGTGTTACAATCGCGAAAATGATTTTTTATACGGGAATACCAATCCTTTTAAAATAACAAAAAATATTATTGATTGGACAGGATATAAAAATGGGCTGTAAGACAAATTTCACTTTTCGTGATTTTTTATGTCTCGTGTCTCGTGGCAGAAAAAATAGTCACATAGACTCTAAGCCACTAATATTTAACTTCGTTGAGAGCTTTGTCCATATACGCCAAATTAAAAAAAGAAATTGCCTGAAAGGCAATAATGTAATAGCCCAATCCAACAGACTGGGTAACAAAAAGTGAATTACGTCAAGCCCTGAAAGAGCCTGCCCCGTACTTGATACGGGGGTGGCATGTTCAAATATATAACCAAGATATAAGTTAGCGTATATGGGGCTTCGCCGCATAAAGAAAGGCAAAAGCCTATTAATGTTTATTATTTTATAGTGAAATTCGTCGTACATCATGAAAATGTGACCTTTGAAAATTGAATAATTACAATGATTATTAACAAATATTTTTATTGAAGATTTAAAAATACTATTTTTGATTAAACTTATAAAAAATAATCAAAATGGTAAAAAGACATCCGAATAATCCAGTTATCAAGCCTTCAATGGTTAAACCATCAACAGAAGGATATAATGTGTTAGGGGCTTTCAATCCCGGGGCAACTGTTTATAATGGTCAGATAATATTGTTAATGCGAGTTGCAGAGAATTGCATTGAAGAAGAAGGCTATATTTCTATTCCTTATTATGATTTTGAAAATAAGGATGGAGAAGCAAGAATTCTAAAAATTCGAAAAAACGACCCTGAAGTTGAGTTAAAAGATACCCGCGGAGTTCTTTACAAAAATAGAGATTATCTTTCAACTGTAAGTCATATAAGAATAGCAAGAAGCAATGACGGAATTAATTTTGTGATTGATGATAAACCTTTTATTTATCCCACACTTGAAATTGAATGTTTCGGAGTTGAAGATGCACGAGTATCAAAAATCGGTGATACTTATTACATAAATTATACTGTTGTATCGGGTGATGGATATTCCACAATGTTGGCAGCTACAAAAGATTTTAAAACTATTGAACGCAAAGGAATTATTTTCCCGCCACTGAACAAGGATGTAGCAATATTCGAGGAAAAGGTAAATAATAAATTTATTGCCCTTCATCGTCCACATAATCAGGGCTTTGGATTGCCATCAATATGGTATGCCGAATCTCCCGATTTATTACACTGGGGAAATAATAAGCCAATTTTACGCCCCGATGGTACAAGTTTCGAAAGCCATAAAGTAGGTGGCGGAGCTCCTCCTATAAAAACAAAAGAAGGTTGGCTGGTCATATATCACGGAAAAGGTGATGACAGCATGTATTCTTTAAGATTGATCTTACTTGATCTAAACGACCCTTCAAAAATTCTTAAACGTGGAAAACATCCTATATTAGTGCCTGTAGAACCTTATGAAAAGAAAGGTTTTTTTGGAAATGTTGTATTTACAAACGGTACTGTTGTTAAACCTAATGGCGATGTTTTTATTTATTACGGTGCTTGTGATGATACTGTTTGTCTTGCTACCTCAACAGTTGATGAATTGCTTGAAAGCTTGAAAGAGTAATGTTTTCGATTGTAATGTTTATACCGGTTCATTTCGTTATAAGCTTAATTGAAAAAAACAAACAAAAATTTGTAAAGGAGGATTTTTTATATAATTGTGTTACAAACAATGTTTAAGAAAAACAAAGTCGTAAAAATTAATTAAATTTTGAAAAAACAAACAATGCAACAAATTCTTGAAAATCAGAAGAAAAACTTAAATATGATTTGTCAATCTCTTAAAGTGAAAAGATTATATGCTTTTGGTTCTGTTGTAACTGAAAATTTTAGAAAAAACAGTGATATTGATTTTTTAATTTCATTTGAAGACGATATTTCATTTGAAGAATACACAAATAATTATTTCTTACTTCATTACAAATTGGAAGAATTGTTTCATCGTAAGATTGACATTGTTACTGAACGAACTTTATCAAATCCGTATTTTATTGATAGTATAAACGAAACAAAAAAATTGATTTATGAGGCGTGAAATAAAAAAGCACCTTTATGATATTAAGATTTCAATAGAATCAATAAATGATTACTTGGGAGAAAACAAAAACTTCTTTGAATATCAGAATAATAAATTACTTCGCAGAGGGGTTGAAAGAGAAATTGAGATAATTGGAGAAGCTATGAATCGGATTTTAAAGTTAGATTCTAATTTTCAGATAGAGAATGCCAAACAAATTGTTGATACAAGAAATTGGGTTATTCATGGTTATGATAAGGTTGATGTTATTGAATATATGATTGGGTTATACATAAGCTGTTTTTTGGAAAAAACGAATTAATATGAAAGAAGTTTACAGATTAGGAAAGAAGTATTTGATACTTATTATTGTTGTCTTTTTTTTGAAAGGATTATTAACTCTATTATTTATACAATATAGTCATTGGATAA is part of the Bacteroidales bacterium genome and encodes:
- a CDS encoding uracil-DNA glycosylase → MTKSELINNLPECIDNTWLDFIHSEISKISEIEKIILQEKNYTPPLEKVLRFLNVPLNKVKIIILGQDPYPQEGVATGRAFEVGTLKEWNEKFRNISLKNIIRAIYKAYSNEILGYKDIFKKEFKILPPCEIFEYWESQGVLLLNTAFTCEIGKSNSHSKIWNDFTNSLLEYIAEKNQKAYWFLWGDNAKKVTVNIKIDKARKIVTFHPMMCYNRENDFLYGNTNPFKITKNIIDWTGYKNGL
- a CDS encoding glycoside hydrolase family 130 protein; amino-acid sequence: MVKRHPNNPVIKPSMVKPSTEGYNVLGAFNPGATVYNGQIILLMRVAENCIEEEGYISIPYYDFENKDGEARILKIRKNDPEVELKDTRGVLYKNRDYLSTVSHIRIARSNDGINFVIDDKPFIYPTLEIECFGVEDARVSKIGDTYYINYTVVSGDGYSTMLAATKDFKTIERKGIIFPPLNKDVAIFEEKVNNKFIALHRPHNQGFGLPSIWYAESPDLLHWGNNKPILRPDGTSFESHKVGGGAPPIKTKEGWLVIYHGKGDDSMYSLRLILLDLNDPSKILKRGKHPILVPVEPYEKKGFFGNVVFTNGTVVKPNGDVFIYYGACDDTVCLATSTVDELLESLKE
- a CDS encoding nucleotidyltransferase domain-containing protein, with amino-acid sequence MQQILENQKKNLNMICQSLKVKRLYAFGSVVTENFRKNSDIDFLISFEDDISFEEYTNNYFLLHYKLEELFHRKIDIVTERTLSNPYFIDSINETKKLIYEA
- a CDS encoding DUF86 domain-containing protein; the encoded protein is MRREIKKHLYDIKISIESINDYLGENKNFFEYQNNKLLRRGVEREIEIIGEAMNRILKLDSNFQIENAKQIVDTRNWVIHGYDKVDVIEYMIGLYISCFLEKTN